The following are encoded together in the Pseudomonas maumuensis genome:
- a CDS encoding YheU family protein, whose amino-acid sequence MLIPHEQLESETLTRLIEDFVTRDGTDNGDDTPLETRVLRVRQALAKGQAFILFDLESQQCQLLARHEVPRELLE is encoded by the coding sequence ATGCTGATCCCCCACGAGCAACTCGAAAGCGAAACCCTCACCCGCCTGATCGAGGACTTCGTCACCCGCGACGGCACCGACAATGGCGACGACACGCCGCTGGAAACCCGGGTGCTGCGGGTACGCCAGGCGTTGGCCAAAGGCCAGGCGTTCATCCTGTTCGATCTGGAAAGCCAGCAGTGTCAGTTGCTGGCCCGGCATGAAGTGCCGCGGGAACTGCTGGAGTGA
- a CDS encoding DMT family transporter: MHISSGRWVQGLLLALLTAFLWGILPIKLKQVLQVMDPVTVTWYRLSVSGGLLFAWLAANRKLPSFSRLGMKGKGLVAVAVAGLVGNYVLYLVGLNLLSPGTAQLVVQLGPVLLLVASVFVFKERFSLGQGLGLLVLLLGFALFFNQRLEELLTSLGTYTTGVLTIILATSIWVFYALSQKQLLTVWNSQQVMMVIYVCCALLLTPWVHPLEALQLSPLQGWLLLACCLNTLVAYGAFAEALAHWEASRVSATLALTPLVTFVAVALAAWLWPDYVHAEQINGLGYVGAVTVVLGSALVALGPSLVAGWKARRVQVD; encoded by the coding sequence ATGCACATTTCTTCCGGACGCTGGGTCCAGGGCCTGCTGCTGGCGCTGCTGACCGCGTTTCTCTGGGGCATCCTGCCCATCAAGCTCAAGCAGGTGTTGCAGGTGATGGACCCGGTAACCGTCACCTGGTATCGCCTGAGCGTTTCCGGCGGGCTGCTGTTTGCCTGGCTCGCGGCCAATCGGAAACTCCCGTCGTTCAGCCGTCTCGGAATGAAGGGCAAGGGGCTGGTGGCAGTCGCTGTGGCCGGTCTGGTTGGCAACTATGTGCTGTATCTGGTCGGCCTGAACCTGCTCAGCCCCGGTACCGCGCAACTGGTGGTGCAACTGGGGCCGGTGTTGTTGCTGGTGGCCAGCGTCTTCGTCTTCAAGGAGCGCTTCAGCCTGGGGCAGGGCCTGGGCCTGTTGGTGCTGCTGTTGGGCTTCGCGTTGTTCTTCAACCAGCGCCTGGAAGAACTGCTCACGTCACTCGGCACCTACACCACCGGTGTGCTGACCATCATCCTGGCGACCAGCATCTGGGTGTTCTATGCCCTGAGCCAGAAGCAATTGCTGACGGTGTGGAACTCGCAGCAGGTGATGATGGTGATCTACGTCTGCTGCGCGCTGCTGCTGACGCCTTGGGTGCATCCGCTGGAGGCGTTGCAGCTCAGCCCGTTGCAGGGCTGGCTGTTGCTGGCCTGCTGCCTGAACACACTGGTGGCCTATGGCGCGTTCGCCGAGGCATTGGCACATTGGGAGGCCTCGCGGGTGAGCGCGACCCTGGCGCTGACGCCGCTGGTGACGTTCGTTGCGGTAGCGTTGGCGGCCTGGCTATGGCCGGACTACGTGCATGCCGAGCAGATCAATGGCCTGGGGTATGTCGGGGCGGTGACCGTGGTACTGGGCTCGGCGCTGGTGGCGCTGGGGCCATCGCTGGTGGCCGGCTGGAAAGCGCGTCGGGTGCAGGTTGATTGA
- a CDS encoding osmoprotectant NAGGN system M42 family peptidase: MPEQHPEPDLDYLKRVLLEMLAIPSPTGFTDTIVRYVAERLDELGIPFELTRRGTIRATLKGRQSSPDRAVSAHLDTIGASVRQLQDNGRLALAPVGCWSSRFAEGSRVSVFTDTGVHRGSVLPLMASGHAFNTAIDQMPISWEHVEVRLDAYCTTRADAEALGIAIGDFVAFDPLPEFTESGHISARHLDDKAGVAALLAALKAVVESGRQPLIDCHPLFTITEETGSGAAAALPWDVSEFVGIDIAPVAPGQASSEHAVSVAMQDSSGPYDYHLSRHLLKLAGDRDLPVRRDLFRYYFSDAHSAVTAGHDIRTALVAFGCDATHGYERTHIDSLAALSRLLSAYLLSPPVFASDSQPASASLERFSHQLEHDAQMESDTRVPAVDSLVGNKG, from the coding sequence ATGCCCGAACAACACCCCGAACCCGATCTCGACTACCTCAAACGCGTCCTGCTGGAAATGCTCGCCATCCCCAGCCCCACCGGTTTCACCGACACCATCGTGCGCTATGTCGCCGAACGCCTGGATGAGCTGGGCATCCCCTTCGAGCTGACCCGCCGCGGCACCATCCGCGCCACCCTCAAGGGCCGCCAGAGCTCGCCCGACCGTGCAGTCTCGGCGCACCTGGACACCATCGGCGCCAGCGTTCGCCAGTTGCAGGACAATGGCCGCCTGGCCCTGGCGCCGGTGGGCTGCTGGTCGAGCCGCTTCGCCGAGGGCAGCCGGGTGAGCGTGTTCACCGACACTGGCGTGCATCGTGGCAGCGTGTTGCCGCTGATGGCCAGCGGACACGCCTTCAACACCGCCATCGACCAGATGCCGATCAGCTGGGAGCATGTGGAGGTGCGCCTGGACGCCTACTGCACCACCCGCGCCGATGCTGAAGCACTGGGCATCGCCATCGGCGACTTCGTCGCCTTCGACCCGTTGCCGGAGTTCACCGAAAGCGGCCATATCAGCGCACGCCACCTGGACGACAAAGCCGGCGTGGCGGCGTTGCTGGCAGCGCTCAAGGCCGTGGTCGAAAGCGGCCGGCAACCGCTGATCGACTGCCACCCGCTGTTCACCATCACCGAGGAGACCGGCTCTGGCGCCGCGGCCGCCCTGCCCTGGGACGTCAGCGAGTTCGTCGGCATCGACATCGCGCCGGTGGCACCGGGGCAGGCGTCCAGCGAGCATGCGGTGAGCGTGGCCATGCAGGACTCGTCCGGGCCCTATGACTACCACCTATCGCGCCACCTGCTGAAACTGGCCGGCGACCGCGACCTGCCGGTGCGCCGCGACCTGTTTCGCTACTACTTCAGCGACGCCCATTCGGCGGTGACCGCCGGGCACGATATCCGCACCGCCCTGGTGGCCTTCGGCTGCGATGCCACCCACGGCTACGAACGCACCCATATCGACAGCCTGGCGGCGCTCAGCCGGTTGCTCAGCGCCTATCTGCTCAGCCCGCCGGTGTTCGCCAGCGACTCGCAACCGGCCAGTGCTTCACTGGAGCGCTTCAGCCACCAGCTGGAGCACGATGCGCAGATGGAGAGCGACACCCGGGTGCCGGCGGTGGACAGCCTGGTGGGCAACAAGGGCTGA
- the pap gene encoding polyphosphate:AMP phosphotransferase — protein MFESAEIGHSIDKDTYEAEVPALREALLEAQYELKQQARFPVIVLINGIEGAGKGETVKLLNEWMDPRLIEVRTFDQQTDEELARPPAWRYWRALPPKGRMGVFFGNWYSQMLEGRVHGQFKDAVLDQAIAGAERLEQMLCDEGALIIKFWFHLSKKQMKARLKALKEDPLHNWRISPLDWQQSQTYDRFVRFGERVLRRTSRDYAPWHVVEGVDPHYRSLAVGRILLESLQAALANNPKGKHQGNVAPLGRSIDQKSLLGALDMTLRLDKHDYQEQLVTEQARLAGLLRDKRMRRHALVAVFEGNDAAGKGGAIRRVAAALDPRQYRIVPIAAPTEEERAQPYLWRFWRHIPARGKFTIFDRSWYGRVLVERVEGFCSPADWMRAYGEINDFEEQLSNAGVVVVKFWLAIDQQTQLERFEEREQIPFKRYKITEEDWRNRDKWDVYSEAVGDMVDRTSTEIAPWTLVEANDKRWARVKVLRTINQALEAAFAKHKK, from the coding sequence ATGTTCGAATCCGCCGAAATCGGTCACAGCATCGACAAGGACACCTACGAAGCGGAAGTCCCCGCCCTGCGCGAGGCGCTGCTCGAAGCCCAGTACGAACTCAAGCAGCAGGCGCGCTTCCCGGTGATCGTGCTGATCAACGGTATCGAGGGCGCCGGCAAGGGCGAGACGGTCAAGCTGCTCAACGAGTGGATGGACCCGCGGCTGATCGAAGTGCGCACCTTCGACCAGCAGACCGACGAGGAACTGGCCCGGCCACCGGCCTGGCGCTACTGGCGGGCGCTGCCACCGAAAGGGCGCATGGGCGTGTTCTTCGGTAACTGGTACAGCCAGATGCTCGAGGGCCGGGTACACGGCCAGTTCAAGGATGCCGTCCTCGACCAGGCCATCGCCGGTGCCGAGCGCCTGGAACAGATGCTCTGCGACGAGGGCGCGCTGATCATCAAGTTTTGGTTCCACCTGTCCAAGAAGCAGATGAAGGCGCGGCTCAAGGCGCTCAAGGAAGACCCGTTGCACAACTGGCGCATCAGCCCGTTGGACTGGCAGCAGTCGCAAACCTACGACCGCTTCGTGCGCTTCGGCGAGCGGGTGCTGCGCCGTACCAGCCGCGACTATGCGCCCTGGCATGTGGTCGAGGGCGTCGACCCGCATTACCGCAGCCTGGCGGTCGGGCGCATCCTGCTCGAAAGCCTGCAGGCCGCGCTGGCCAACAACCCCAAGGGCAAGCATCAGGGCAATGTCGCGCCACTGGGGCGCAGCATCGACCAGAAGAGCCTGCTCGGCGCCCTGGACATGACCCTGCGCCTGGACAAGCACGACTACCAGGAACAACTGGTCACCGAACAGGCGCGCCTGGCCGGCCTGCTGCGCGACAAGCGCATGCGCCGCCATGCCCTGGTGGCGGTGTTCGAAGGCAATGACGCGGCCGGCAAGGGCGGGGCCATCCGGCGCGTGGCGGCGGCGCTGGACCCGCGCCAGTACCGCATCGTACCGATTGCCGCGCCCACCGAGGAGGAACGGGCCCAGCCGTACCTGTGGCGGTTCTGGCGGCACATTCCGGCGCGAGGCAAGTTCACCATCTTCGACCGCTCCTGGTATGGCCGGGTGCTGGTGGAGCGGGTCGAGGGTTTCTGCAGCCCGGCGGACTGGATGCGCGCCTATGGCGAGATCAACGACTTCGAGGAGCAACTGAGCAACGCCGGGGTGGTGGTGGTCAAGTTCTGGCTGGCCATCGACCAGCAGACCCAGCTGGAGCGTTTCGAGGAGCGTGAGCAGATCCCGTTCAAGCGCTACAAGATCACCGAGGAAGACTGGCGCAACCGCGACAAGTGGGATGTCTATTCCGAAGCGGTGGGCGACATGGTCGATCGCACCAGCACCGAGATCGCGCCGTGGACCCTGGTGGAGGCCAACGACAAGCGCTGGGCGCGGGTGAAGGTGCTGCGCACGATCAACCAGGCGCTGGAGGCGGCGTTCGCCAAGCACAAGAAGTAG
- a CDS encoding DUF3309 family protein, producing MTTILIIILILLLIGGLPVFPHSRSWGYGPSGIVGVVLVILLVLLLLGMV from the coding sequence ATGACCACGATTCTCATCATCATCCTGATCCTTCTACTGATTGGTGGCTTACCGGTCTTCCCGCACTCACGCAGCTGGGGCTACGGCCCATCCGGCATTGTCGGCGTGGTGCTGGTGATTCTGTTGGTGCTGTTGCTGTTAGGCATGGTCTAG
- the csrA gene encoding carbon storage regulator CsrA: MLVIGREVGEAIVIAGGIKIQVMSVENGQVRFGISAPREVEVHRVEVYKRIKALELEKQQA; encoded by the coding sequence ATGCTGGTAATCGGACGCGAGGTGGGAGAGGCCATCGTCATTGCCGGTGGCATCAAGATTCAGGTGATGTCGGTGGAAAACGGCCAGGTGCGCTTTGGCATTAGCGCGCCGCGGGAAGTGGAGGTGCATCGGGTCGAAGTGTACAAGCGCATCAAGGCCCTGGAGCTGGAGAAGCAGCAGGCCTGA
- a CDS encoding N-acetylglutaminylglutamine amidotransferase, with translation MCGLAGELRFTPIDQAPRPADLAAVERITHHLAPRGPDAWGFHSQGPIALGHRRLKIMDLSDGSAQPMVDNDLGLALAFNGAIYNFPELRQELQDLGYRFCSDGDTEVLLKGYHAWGAALLPKLNGMFALAIWERDNQRLFLARDRLGVKPLYLSRNGERLRFASTLPALLKGGDIDPVIDPVALNHYLNFHAVVPAPRTLLANVQKLEPGTWMRVDRHGEVERQTWWQLHYGPNPDERELDLEGWTSRVLDATRDAVAIRQRAAVDVGVLLSGGVDSSLLVGLLREAGVDDLSTFSIGFEDAGGERGDEFQYSDLIARHYGTRHHQLRIAEHEIIEQLPAAFRAMSEPMVSHDCIAFYLLSREVAKHCKGVQSGQGADELFAGYHWYPQVDGAEDAFAAYRQAFFDRSHAEYRDTVQAPWRLDTDVAGDFVREHFARPGAPDAVDKALRLDSTVMLVDDPVKRVDNMTMAWGLEARTPFLDYRLVELSARIPARFKLPDGGKQVLKQAARRVIPHEVIDRKKGYFPVPGLKHLEGATLGWVRELLTDPSQDRGLFDPAMLDRLLSNPHGQLTPLRGSKLWQLAALNLWLSEQGI, from the coding sequence ATGTGCGGATTAGCAGGAGAGTTACGTTTCACCCCCATCGACCAAGCACCTCGCCCGGCGGACCTCGCCGCGGTGGAGCGCATCACCCACCACCTGGCGCCCCGCGGCCCCGACGCCTGGGGCTTCCATAGCCAGGGCCCGATCGCCCTCGGCCATCGCCGCCTGAAGATCATGGACTTGTCCGACGGCTCGGCGCAGCCAATGGTCGACAATGACCTGGGCCTGGCCCTGGCCTTCAATGGCGCCATCTACAACTTCCCCGAGCTGCGCCAGGAACTGCAGGACCTGGGCTACCGCTTCTGCTCGGACGGCGACACCGAAGTGCTGCTCAAGGGCTACCACGCCTGGGGCGCGGCACTGCTGCCAAAGCTCAACGGCATGTTTGCCCTGGCCATCTGGGAGCGCGACAACCAGCGCCTGTTCCTGGCCCGCGACCGCCTGGGCGTCAAACCCCTGTACCTGTCGCGCAACGGCGAGCGCCTGCGCTTCGCCTCGACTTTGCCGGCGCTGCTCAAGGGCGGCGATATCGATCCGGTGATCGACCCGGTGGCGCTCAACCACTACCTGAACTTCCACGCCGTGGTGCCCGCGCCGCGCACCCTGCTGGCCAATGTGCAGAAGCTCGAGCCCGGCACCTGGATGCGCGTCGACCGCCATGGTGAAGTCGAGCGCCAAACCTGGTGGCAGCTGCACTACGGTCCGAACCCGGACGAGCGCGAACTCGACCTGGAGGGCTGGACCAGCCGCGTGCTCGATGCCACCCGCGACGCCGTGGCGATCCGTCAGCGCGCGGCGGTGGATGTCGGCGTGCTGCTGTCCGGCGGCGTCGACTCGAGCCTGCTGGTCGGCCTGTTGCGCGAGGCCGGGGTGGACGACCTGTCGACCTTTTCCATCGGCTTCGAGGACGCCGGCGGCGAACGCGGCGACGAGTTCCAGTACTCCGACCTGATCGCCCGGCACTACGGCACCCGTCACCACCAGTTGCGCATCGCCGAGCACGAGATCATCGAGCAACTGCCGGCGGCATTCCGCGCCATGAGCGAACCAATGGTCAGCCACGACTGCATCGCCTTCTACCTGCTGTCGCGGGAAGTGGCCAAGCATTGCAAGGGCGTGCAGAGCGGCCAGGGCGCCGACGAACTGTTCGCCGGCTATCACTGGTACCCGCAGGTCGATGGCGCCGAGGATGCCTTCGCGGCCTATCGCCAGGCCTTCTTCGACCGCAGCCACGCCGAGTACCGCGACACCGTGCAGGCGCCCTGGCGCCTGGACACCGACGTGGCCGGCGACTTCGTGCGCGAACACTTCGCCCGCCCCGGCGCGCCGGACGCGGTGGACAAGGCGCTGCGCCTGGACAGCACGGTGATGCTGGTGGACGACCCGGTCAAGCGGGTCGACAACATGACCATGGCCTGGGGCCTGGAGGCGCGCACGCCGTTCCTCGACTACCGCCTGGTGGAGCTGTCGGCGCGCATCCCGGCGCGCTTCAAGCTGCCTGACGGCGGCAAGCAGGTGCTCAAGCAGGCGGCGCGGCGGGTCATCCCCCACGAGGTGATCGACCGCAAGAAGGGCTACTTCCCGGTACCCGGCCTCAAGCACCTGGAAGGCGCCACCCTGGGCTGGGTGCGCGAGCTGCTGACCGACCCGAGCCAGGATCGCGGCCTGTTCGACCCGGCCATGCTCGACCGCCTGCTGAGCAATCCCCACGGCCAGCTCACGCCACTGCGCGGCTCCAAGCTGTGGCAGCTGGCGGCCTTGAACCTGTGGCTCAGCGAACAAGGAATCTGA
- a CDS encoding SDR family oxidoreductase codes for MQNRIMITGAGSGLGREIALRWAREGWHLALADVNEAGLRETLALVRQAGGEGFTQRCDVRDYSQLTALAQACEEKFGGIDVIVNNAGVASGGFFAELSLEDWDWQIAVNLMGVVKGCKAFLPLLERSRGRIINIASMAALMQGPGMSNYNVAKAGVLALSESLLVELRQVEVAVHVVCPSFFQTNLLDSFRGPDPAMKAQVGKLLEGSPINAADIAEYIHDRVAAGEFLILPHEAGRQAWQLKCQTPQRLYDEMAGMAVKMRSKSRKVN; via the coding sequence ATGCAAAACCGCATCATGATCACCGGTGCAGGCTCTGGTCTCGGTCGCGAGATCGCCTTGCGTTGGGCCCGGGAGGGTTGGCACCTGGCTCTGGCGGACGTCAACGAGGCGGGCTTGCGCGAAACCCTGGCGCTAGTACGCCAAGCGGGTGGTGAGGGTTTCACTCAGCGTTGCGACGTGCGCGACTACAGTCAGCTGACTGCCCTGGCCCAGGCCTGCGAGGAGAAGTTCGGCGGCATCGATGTGATCGTCAACAATGCCGGAGTGGCCTCAGGCGGATTCTTCGCCGAGCTGTCCCTGGAAGACTGGGACTGGCAGATCGCGGTCAACCTGATGGGGGTGGTCAAGGGCTGTAAGGCGTTCCTGCCCCTGCTCGAGCGCAGCCGTGGGCGGATCATCAACATCGCCTCGATGGCGGCGTTGATGCAGGGGCCGGGCATGAGTAACTACAACGTGGCCAAGGCCGGTGTGCTGGCGTTGTCCGAGAGCCTGCTGGTGGAACTACGCCAGGTTGAGGTGGCGGTGCATGTGGTATGTCCGTCGTTCTTCCAGACCAATCTGCTCGATTCGTTCCGCGGACCTGACCCGGCGATGAAGGCGCAGGTGGGCAAGCTGCTGGAAGGGTCGCCGATCAACGCTGCCGATATCGCTGAATACATTCATGATCGGGTGGCTGCCGGCGAATTCCTCATCCTGCCCCATGAGGCCGGGCGTCAGGCCTGGCAACTCAAATGCCAGACGCCTCAGCGGCTGTACGACGAAATGGCGGGCATGGCGGTCAAGATGCGCTCGAAGTCACGCAAAGTTAACTAA
- the ngg gene encoding N-acetylglutaminylglutamine synthetase: MKAHEIAYGQRLLRGQAPSYERLQARLAGDGSEPHDRPRALHCGWGRLLIGHTYPDPLSLAEDLLQEQAGERDIALYVAAPQQVLAQAPQQLFLDPSDTLRLWFTDYRPAQRVFRGFRIRRAQGPADWQAINTLYQARGMLPVDPELLTPRELGGPVYWLAEDEDSQAVIGSVMGLDHSKAFDDPEHGCSLWCLAVDPQCTRPGVGEVLVRHLIEHFMSRGLAYLDLSVLHDNRQAKRLYQKLGFRNLPTFAIKRKNGINQQLFLGPGPEATLNPYARIIVDEALRRGIEVQVDDAASGLFTLSLGGRRIRCRESLSDLTSAVTMTLCQDKRLTRRALHNAGLQVPAQQLAGNADDNLAFLDEHGAVVAKPVDGEQGQGVAVNLTTIDEVSHAVEQARRFDSRVLLESFHAGYDLRVVVIGFEVVAAAIRHPAQVVGDGKHSIRALIEAQSRRRQAATGGESRIPLDDETERTLKGAGLGYDDILPAGQRLAVRRTANLHTGGTLEDVTERLHPVLADAAVRAARALEIPVVGLDFMVRDAEHPDYVIIEANERAGLANHEPQPTAERFVDLLFPHSRLPA, translated from the coding sequence ATGAAAGCCCACGAGATCGCCTACGGCCAGCGCTTGCTGCGCGGCCAGGCGCCGTCCTACGAGCGCCTGCAGGCGCGCCTGGCCGGTGATGGCAGCGAGCCTCACGACCGGCCACGGGCGCTGCACTGTGGCTGGGGGCGGCTGCTGATCGGGCATACCTACCCCGATCCGCTCAGCCTGGCCGAAGACCTGCTGCAGGAGCAGGCGGGCGAGCGCGACATCGCGCTGTATGTCGCGGCGCCTCAGCAGGTGCTGGCCCAGGCCCCGCAACAACTGTTCCTCGACCCCTCCGACACCTTGCGCCTGTGGTTCACCGACTACCGCCCCGCGCAGCGGGTGTTCCGCGGCTTCCGCATCCGTCGGGCGCAGGGCCCGGCGGACTGGCAGGCAATCAACACGTTGTACCAGGCCCGTGGCATGCTGCCGGTCGACCCCGAGCTGCTCACCCCCCGCGAGCTCGGCGGGCCGGTGTACTGGCTGGCCGAGGACGAGGACAGCCAGGCGGTGATCGGCAGTGTCATGGGCCTGGACCACAGCAAGGCCTTCGACGACCCCGAACACGGTTGCAGCCTGTGGTGCCTGGCGGTGGATCCGCAATGCACCCGCCCGGGCGTCGGCGAAGTGCTGGTGCGTCACCTGATCGAGCACTTCATGAGCCGTGGCCTGGCCTACCTCGACCTGTCGGTGCTGCACGACAACCGCCAGGCCAAACGGCTGTACCAGAAGCTGGGCTTTCGCAACCTGCCGACCTTCGCCATCAAGCGCAAGAACGGCATCAATCAGCAACTGTTCCTCGGCCCCGGCCCCGAGGCGACGCTCAACCCCTATGCGCGGATCATCGTCGACGAAGCGCTGCGGCGCGGCATCGAGGTGCAGGTCGACGATGCCGCCAGCGGCCTGTTCACCCTCAGCCTGGGCGGGCGGCGGATCCGCTGTCGCGAATCGTTGAGCGACCTGACCAGTGCCGTGACCATGACCCTGTGCCAGGACAAGCGCCTGACCCGTCGCGCCCTGCACAACGCCGGGCTGCAGGTGCCGGCGCAGCAGTTGGCGGGCAATGCCGACGACAACCTGGCGTTTCTCGACGAGCACGGTGCAGTGGTGGCCAAGCCGGTCGATGGCGAGCAGGGCCAAGGGGTGGCGGTCAACCTCACGACGATCGATGAAGTCAGCCATGCCGTGGAACAGGCCAGGCGCTTCGACAGCCGCGTGCTGCTGGAGAGCTTCCATGCCGGCTACGACCTGCGCGTCGTGGTGATCGGCTTCGAAGTGGTGGCCGCGGCGATCCGCCACCCGGCGCAGGTGGTCGGTGACGGCAAGCACAGCATCCGTGCGCTGATCGAAGCGCAGAGCCGTCGGCGCCAGGCCGCCACGGGCGGCGAGAGCCGCATTCCGCTGGACGACGAGACCGAACGTACGCTCAAAGGCGCAGGCCTGGGTTACGACGACATCCTCCCCGCCGGGCAACGCCTGGCCGTGCGCCGCACCGCCAACCTGCATACCGGTGGCACCCTGGAGGATGTCACCGAGCGCCTGCACCCGGTGCTGGCCGACGCCGCCGTGCGCGCCGCCCGCGCCCTGGAGATCCCGGTGGTCGGCCTGGACTTCATGGTCCGCGATGCCGAGCATCCGGACTACGTGATCATCGAAGCCAATGAACGCGCCGGGCTGGCCAATCATGAACCGCAACCGACGGCCGAGCGCTTCGTCGACCTGCTGTTTCCCCACAGCCGGCTACCAGCCTGA
- the mnmC gene encoding bifunctional tRNA (5-methylaminomethyl-2-thiouridine)(34)-methyltransferase MnmD/FAD-dependent 5-carboxymethylaminomethyl-2-thiouridine(34) oxidoreductase MnmC, with protein sequence MSDTTLPLHAQIDWDDQGRPHSRQYDDVYFAVNEGIDETQHVFIEQNLLRQRFAELAPRDCLVIGETGFGTGMNFFCAWQLFAELAHAEARLHFVSVEKYPLSRDDLERAMQLWPALAAFTRPLLDQYVAIHPGFQQLSLDGGRVTLTLMIGDALEQLPQLDARIDAWFLDGFAPAKNPDMWTPELFAQLARLSYPGTTLGTFTTTGWVRRSLIEAGFTMKKVPGIGKKWEVMHGVFSGAPAAPAVPWYARPAPLPGPREALVIGAGLAGSATARSLAARGWQVSVLERHHGPAQEASGNPQGVLYLKLSAHGTALSQMILSGFGYTRRWLEHLQRGQDWDACGVLQLAFDDKEGERQAKLATAFDNSLLLQLDRMQAEAVAGVTLASGGLFYPEGGWVHPPALCLAQLDHPRIRLLGHANVIELRKADGLWQAWDGERLLASAPLVVLAGAADVRHFPACAGLPLKRIRGQITRLPATVASRELRTVVCADGYVAPPRGDEHTLGASFDFHSEDLAPTVAEHQGNLALLDDISTDLATRLRSAELDPAQLQGRAAFRCTSPDYLPIVGPLADVEAFNQAYAMLGKDARQVPDSPCPWLEGLYVNSGHGSRGLITAPLSGELIAAWASGEPLPLPRSVAEACHPNRFALRRLIRGK encoded by the coding sequence ATGTCCGACACCACCCTCCCCCTGCACGCCCAGATCGACTGGGATGACCAGGGCCGCCCCCATTCCCGGCAATACGACGATGTCTATTTCGCCGTCAACGAAGGCATCGACGAGACCCAGCACGTGTTCATCGAGCAGAACCTCCTGCGCCAGCGCTTCGCCGAGCTGGCGCCGCGGGACTGCCTGGTGATCGGGGAAACCGGCTTCGGCACCGGCATGAACTTCTTCTGCGCCTGGCAGCTGTTCGCCGAGCTGGCCCACGCCGAGGCACGCCTGCACTTCGTCAGCGTGGAAAAGTACCCCCTGAGCCGCGACGACCTGGAACGCGCCATGCAGCTGTGGCCGGCGCTGGCGGCCTTCACCCGGCCCCTGCTCGATCAGTACGTGGCGATTCATCCGGGTTTCCAGCAACTGAGCCTCGATGGCGGCCGCGTCACGCTTACGCTGATGATCGGCGATGCGCTGGAGCAACTGCCGCAACTGGACGCGCGCATCGACGCCTGGTTCCTCGACGGCTTCGCCCCGGCGAAGAATCCGGACATGTGGACGCCGGAGCTGTTCGCCCAACTGGCACGCCTGTCGTACCCCGGCACCACCCTCGGCACCTTCACCACCACCGGCTGGGTGCGCCGCTCGCTGATCGAGGCCGGCTTCACCATGAAAAAGGTGCCCGGTATCGGCAAGAAGTGGGAGGTGATGCATGGCGTCTTCAGCGGCGCGCCAGCCGCCCCCGCGGTGCCCTGGTACGCCCGCCCGGCGCCTTTGCCGGGGCCACGCGAGGCGCTGGTGATCGGTGCCGGCCTGGCGGGCAGCGCCACGGCGCGCAGCCTGGCGGCCCGGGGCTGGCAGGTCAGCGTGCTGGAGCGTCACCACGGGCCGGCCCAGGAGGCCTCGGGCAACCCCCAGGGCGTGTTGTATCTCAAACTGTCCGCCCACGGCACCGCCCTGTCGCAGATGATCCTTTCCGGCTTCGGCTACACCCGTCGCTGGCTCGAGCACCTGCAACGCGGCCAGGACTGGGATGCCTGCGGCGTGCTGCAACTGGCCTTCGACGACAAGGAAGGCGAACGCCAGGCCAAGCTGGCGACCGCCTTCGACAACAGCCTGCTGCTCCAGCTCGACCGCATGCAGGCCGAGGCCGTGGCAGGCGTGACGCTGGCCAGCGGCGGCCTGTTCTACCCCGAGGGGGGCTGGGTACACCCGCCGGCGCTGTGCCTGGCCCAGCTGGACCATCCGCGTATCCGCCTGCTCGGCCATGCCAACGTCATCGAGCTGCGCAAGGCCGACGGCCTGTGGCAGGCCTGGGACGGCGAGCGCCTGCTGGCCAGCGCGCCGCTGGTAGTGTTGGCCGGGGCTGCCGATGTCCGTCATTTCCCGGCCTGCGCCGGGCTGCCGCTCAAGCGCATTCGCGGGCAGATCACTCGCTTGCCGGCCACCGTGGCCAGTCGGGAACTGCGTACGGTGGTCTGCGCCGACGGCTATGTGGCGCCACCTCGCGGCGATGAACATACCCTGGGCGCCAGCTTCGACTTCCACAGCGAGGACCTTGCCCCGACCGTGGCCGAGCACCAGGGCAACCTGGCGCTGCTGGATGATATTTCCACAGACCTGGCCACCCGCCTGCGCAGCGCCGAGCTGGACCCGGCACAACTGCAGGGCCGGGCGGCGTTCCGCTGCACCAGCCCGGACTACTTGCCCATCGTCGGGCCGCTGGCCGATGTCGAGGCGTTCAACCAGGCCTACGCCATGCTGGGCAAGGATGCGCGACAGGTGCCGGATTCGCCGTGCCCGTGGCTGGAGGGGCTGTATGTGAACAGCGGGCACGGGTCGCGAGGGTTGATCACCGCGCCGTTGTCGGGCGAACTGATTGCCGCATGGGCCAGCGGCGAGCCGTTACCGCTGCCCAGGTCGGTAGCCGAGGCCTGTCATCCCAACCGTTTCGCGCTGCGCCGGCTGATTCGCGGCAAGTAG